From one Lycium ferocissimum isolate CSIRO_LF1 chromosome 7, AGI_CSIRO_Lferr_CH_V1, whole genome shotgun sequence genomic stretch:
- the LOC132063462 gene encoding hypothetical protein At1g04090-like isoform X1 yields the protein MMMSSVFLSQLFLLLRILFKNIFVACLILFVALPSSHSLKDSTMGNIIHRSSNQDDANVSLPIDTPFRLPSPLPTWPSGQGFANGVIDLGGLEVAQISSFTKVWAIQEGGPDDLGATFFEPSNLPDEFFMFGSYSQPNNLPLFGWVLVGKDSSGDALKVPTDYTLVWSSENLKISQDGVGYIWLPIPPEGYKAVGHVVTTSPQKPSLDKIRCVRSDLTDVSETDDWIWGNDGLNVYSSRPRDRGIHAQGVSTGAFVASNNGDANSLACLKNVKSNLSAMPNLNQVQALFQAYSPLYYFHPDEQYFPSSVNWFFQNGVLLFTKGQESAPVNVQPDGSNLPQGGSNDGAYWLDLPTDDSAKDQVKKGDLNSATAYLHIKPMFGATYTDIALWLFYPFNGPARAKIEFITIPLGKIGQHIGDWEHVTLRISNFNGELQGVYFSQHSGGNWVSAPQLEFGNGNKPMAYSSLHGHASYSEPGQNMQGSGNIGIRNDTAKGQVMDTGGNYSVVAGEYLTIVEPAWLNYAREWGPKISYDIANELKKVERFLPGKLKRAVEKLVKGLPNEVLGEEGPTGPKFKDMWNGDERG from the exons ATGATGATGTCGTCAGTATTTTTGTCTCAGCTCTTTCTGCTACTACGCATTCTCTTCAAG AATATATTTGTTGCTTGCCTCATTTTATTCGTTGCACTTCCTTCTAGTCATTCCTTGAAAGATTCAACTATGGGGAACATCATCCATAGGAGTTCAAATCAGGATGATGCCAATGTGTCACTCCCAATTGATACTCCCTTTAGGCTTCCTTCTCCATTGCCCACTTGGCCTTCAG GTCAAGGCTTTGCTAATGGAGTCATTGATCTTGGAGGACTAGAAGTGGCTCAAATATCATCATTTACTAAAGTTTGGGCTATCCAAGAAGGTGGACCAGATGATCTTGGAGCTACATTCTTTGAACCATCAAATTTACCAGATGAATTCTTTATGTTTGGATCCTACAGTCAACCTAACAATTTGCCCCTTTTTGGATGGGTTCTTGTTGGTAAAGATTCATCAGGAGATGCTCTAAAAGTGCCAACTGATTATACACTTGTGTGGAGTAGTGAAAACCTGAAAATTAGTCAAGATGGTGTTGGCTATATTTGGCTGCCAATTCCTCCTGAGGGCTATAAAGCTGTTGGCCACGTTGTAACAACATCGCCTCAGAAGCCTTCTCTTGATAAAATTCGATGTGTTCGTTCAGATTTAACCGATGTGTCAGAAACCGATGATTGGATATGGGGAAATGATGGCTTGAACGTGTACTCATCAAGACCAAGAGACAGAGGAATCCATGCTCAAGGAGTGTCTACTGGTGCTTTTGTGGCGTCGAACAATGGAGATGCAAATTCACTAGCTTGTTTGAAAAATGTCAAATCCAATTTATCTGCTATGCCAAATTTGAACCAAGTTCAAGCACTTTTCCAAGCCTACTCCCCTTTGTATTACTTCCACCCTGATGAACAATATTTCCCTTCTTCTGTCAATTGGTTTTTCCAAAATGGAGTATTATTGTTTACCAAAGGGCAAGAATCTGCACCAGTTAATGTTCAGCCAGATGGTTCAAATCTGCCTCAAGGTGGTTCAAATGATGGTGCTTATTGGTTGGACTTGCCAACTGATGATTCAGCAAAAGATCAGGTCAAGAAAGGAGATTTAAATTCTGCCACTGCCTACTTACATATTAAACCAATGTTTGGTGCGACATATACTGATATCGCTCTGTggctattttacccttttaacGGCCCTGCTAGAGCAAAAATTGAGTTCATTACCATTCCGTTAGGGAAAATTGGTCAACACATTGGTGATTGGGAGCACGTTACGTTAAGGATTAGTAACTTCAATGGGGAGCTACAAGGTGTGTACTTCTCTCAACACAGTGGAGGAAATTGGGTAAGTGCACCTCAACTTGAATTCGGAAATGGTAACAAACCCATGGCCTATTCGTCGTTGCATGGCCATGCTTCTTATTCGGAACCAGGGCAGAATATGCAGGGGAGTGGCAATATAGGCATAAGAAATGACACAGCAAAGGGGCAGGTGATGGACACTGGAGGAAATTATTCAGTGGTTGCTGGTGAATACTTAACAATTGTTGAGCCAGCATGGTTGAACTATGCTAGAGAATGGGGTCCAAAAATTAGCTATGATATTGCAAATGAACTCAAGAAAGTGGAGAGATTTTTGCCAGGGAAATTGAAGAGGGCTGTTGAGAAACTTGTGAAAGGTCTACCAAATGAAGTTTTGGGTGAGGAGGGACCCACTGGACCCAAGTTTAAGGACATGTGGAATGGTGATGAAAGGGGTTAA
- the LOC132063462 gene encoding hypothetical protein At1g04090-like isoform X2 — protein MGNIIHRSSNQDDANVSLPIDTPFRLPSPLPTWPSGQGFANGVIDLGGLEVAQISSFTKVWAIQEGGPDDLGATFFEPSNLPDEFFMFGSYSQPNNLPLFGWVLVGKDSSGDALKVPTDYTLVWSSENLKISQDGVGYIWLPIPPEGYKAVGHVVTTSPQKPSLDKIRCVRSDLTDVSETDDWIWGNDGLNVYSSRPRDRGIHAQGVSTGAFVASNNGDANSLACLKNVKSNLSAMPNLNQVQALFQAYSPLYYFHPDEQYFPSSVNWFFQNGVLLFTKGQESAPVNVQPDGSNLPQGGSNDGAYWLDLPTDDSAKDQVKKGDLNSATAYLHIKPMFGATYTDIALWLFYPFNGPARAKIEFITIPLGKIGQHIGDWEHVTLRISNFNGELQGVYFSQHSGGNWVSAPQLEFGNGNKPMAYSSLHGHASYSEPGQNMQGSGNIGIRNDTAKGQVMDTGGNYSVVAGEYLTIVEPAWLNYAREWGPKISYDIANELKKVERFLPGKLKRAVEKLVKGLPNEVLGEEGPTGPKFKDMWNGDERG, from the exons ATGGGGAACATCATCCATAGGAGTTCAAATCAGGATGATGCCAATGTGTCACTCCCAATTGATACTCCCTTTAGGCTTCCTTCTCCATTGCCCACTTGGCCTTCAG GTCAAGGCTTTGCTAATGGAGTCATTGATCTTGGAGGACTAGAAGTGGCTCAAATATCATCATTTACTAAAGTTTGGGCTATCCAAGAAGGTGGACCAGATGATCTTGGAGCTACATTCTTTGAACCATCAAATTTACCAGATGAATTCTTTATGTTTGGATCCTACAGTCAACCTAACAATTTGCCCCTTTTTGGATGGGTTCTTGTTGGTAAAGATTCATCAGGAGATGCTCTAAAAGTGCCAACTGATTATACACTTGTGTGGAGTAGTGAAAACCTGAAAATTAGTCAAGATGGTGTTGGCTATATTTGGCTGCCAATTCCTCCTGAGGGCTATAAAGCTGTTGGCCACGTTGTAACAACATCGCCTCAGAAGCCTTCTCTTGATAAAATTCGATGTGTTCGTTCAGATTTAACCGATGTGTCAGAAACCGATGATTGGATATGGGGAAATGATGGCTTGAACGTGTACTCATCAAGACCAAGAGACAGAGGAATCCATGCTCAAGGAGTGTCTACTGGTGCTTTTGTGGCGTCGAACAATGGAGATGCAAATTCACTAGCTTGTTTGAAAAATGTCAAATCCAATTTATCTGCTATGCCAAATTTGAACCAAGTTCAAGCACTTTTCCAAGCCTACTCCCCTTTGTATTACTTCCACCCTGATGAACAATATTTCCCTTCTTCTGTCAATTGGTTTTTCCAAAATGGAGTATTATTGTTTACCAAAGGGCAAGAATCTGCACCAGTTAATGTTCAGCCAGATGGTTCAAATCTGCCTCAAGGTGGTTCAAATGATGGTGCTTATTGGTTGGACTTGCCAACTGATGATTCAGCAAAAGATCAGGTCAAGAAAGGAGATTTAAATTCTGCCACTGCCTACTTACATATTAAACCAATGTTTGGTGCGACATATACTGATATCGCTCTGTggctattttacccttttaacGGCCCTGCTAGAGCAAAAATTGAGTTCATTACCATTCCGTTAGGGAAAATTGGTCAACACATTGGTGATTGGGAGCACGTTACGTTAAGGATTAGTAACTTCAATGGGGAGCTACAAGGTGTGTACTTCTCTCAACACAGTGGAGGAAATTGGGTAAGTGCACCTCAACTTGAATTCGGAAATGGTAACAAACCCATGGCCTATTCGTCGTTGCATGGCCATGCTTCTTATTCGGAACCAGGGCAGAATATGCAGGGGAGTGGCAATATAGGCATAAGAAATGACACAGCAAAGGGGCAGGTGATGGACACTGGAGGAAATTATTCAGTGGTTGCTGGTGAATACTTAACAATTGTTGAGCCAGCATGGTTGAACTATGCTAGAGAATGGGGTCCAAAAATTAGCTATGATATTGCAAATGAACTCAAGAAAGTGGAGAGATTTTTGCCAGGGAAATTGAAGAGGGCTGTTGAGAAACTTGTGAAAGGTCTACCAAATGAAGTTTTGGGTGAGGAGGGACCCACTGGACCCAAGTTTAAGGACATGTGGAATGGTGATGAAAGGGGTTAA
- the LOC132063463 gene encoding beta-hexosaminidase 2, translating into MAYLEFKVISFLTFKMSGERTFTFTFTFTFFSFLPLLFLIFIPQTSTATTNYPINIWPKPTTFLWPSPKSILLSPNFTISHPNHRYLTPAVNRYRHVILTEHHHPIITPSINLTSSTPLLHLIISVSDVTSPLSHGVNESYTLSTPSNNSVTAYINAVTVWGAMRGLETFSQLVYANPTKLAVAAGVYIYDSPIFMHRGVMLDTSRNFYEVDDLLRLIKAMSMNKLNVFHWHITDSHSFPIVFPSEPELAGKGAYGNEMMYSPADVKKIVEFGLEYGVRVLPEIDMPAHTGSWAEAYPEIVTCANMFWWPAGGPALAAEPGTGQLNPLIPKTYEVAKNVIHDTIAMFPDSLFHAGADEINSACWNTDPSIQKFVASNGTLSQLLEKFINNTLPEILSLNRTVVYWEDVILNANVKVNPSLLPPENVIMQTWNNGPSNTKKLVTSGYRVIVSSADYYYLDCGHGGFVGNDSRYDQLPGIDQGDGGSWCGPFKTWETIYNYDITYGLTDKEAQLVIGGEVALWSEQADSTVMDSRIWPRASAMAETLWSGNCDETGMKRYAEATDRLNEWRYRMVARGIGAEPIQPLWCLKNPGMCNTVHPFTS; encoded by the exons ATGGCTTACTTGGAATTCAAAGTCATTTCATTTCTCACCTTCAAAATGAGTGGAGAGAGAACATTCACATTCACATTCACATTCACATTCTTTTCCTTCCTTCCACTACTATTCCTCATCTTCATTCCTCAAACATCAACAGCTACTACAAATTACCCAATAAATATCTGGCCCAAGCCCACAACATTCCTTTGGCCCAGCCCAAAATCCATCCTCCTCTCACCAAACTTCACCATCTCCCACCCTAACCACCGTTACCTAACTCCCGCCGTTAACCGTTACCGCCACGTCATCCTCACCGAACATCACCATCCCATCATAACCCCATCCATCAACCTAACCTCATCAACTCCGTTACTCCACCTCATCATCTCCGTTTCTGACGTCACTTCACCGTTATCTCACGGCGTTAACGAATCCTACACTCTCTCAACTCCTTCAAACAACTCCGTTACAGCTTACATTAACGCCGTTACCGTATGGGGAGCTATGAGAGGACTCGAAACATTCTCACAACTCGTATACGCAAATCCTACCAAACTCGCCGTTGCTGCCGGCGTATATATATACGATTCGCCGATTTTTATGCACAGAGGTGTGATGTTGGATACTTCTAGAAACTTCTATGAAGTTGATGATTTGTTAAGGCTAATTAAAGCTATGAGTATGAATAAACTGAATGTTTTTCATTGGCATATAACTGATTCACATTCGTTTCCGATTGTGTTTCCATCGGAGCCGGAGCTTGCCGGAAAAGGAGCGTATGGGAATGAGATGATGTATTCGCCGGCGGATGTGAAGAAGATCGTGGAATTTGGATTGGAATATGGTGTTAGGGTTTTACCTGAAATTGACATGCCTG CACATACAGGATCTTGGGCTGAAGCTTACCCTGAGATAGTCACTTGTGCAAATATGTTCTGGTGGCCTGCTGGTGGTCCAGCTCTTGCAGCTGAACCAGGCACTGGTCAACTGAATCCCTTGATTCCCAAGACCTATGAAGTTGCCAAGAATGTCATCCACGATACTATTGCCATGTTTCCAGATTCACTCTTTCACGCAGGAGCAGATGAGATCAATTCAGCCTGTTGGAATACTGATCCATCAATCCAAAAGTTTGTTGCTAGCAATGGAACTCTCAGTCAGCTACTCGAGAAGTTTATCAATAATACCTTACCTGAAATCCTCTCACTCAACCGTACGGTGGTGTACTGGGAGGATGTTATATTGAATGCTAATGTGAAAGTGAATCCATCTCTGCTTCCTCCCGAGAATGTTATTATGCAGACTTGGAATAATGGACCAAGCAATACAAAAAAGCTTGTCACTTCTGGCTACCGTGTCATTGTGTCGTCTGCAGATTACTATTACTTGGATTGTGGCCATGGGGGCTTCGTTGGAAATGACAGCCGCTATGACCAGCTACCAGGTATTGACCAAGGCGATGGTGGATCCTGGTGCGGTCCTTTTAAGACCTGGGAAACCATTTACAACTATGATATAACCTATGGCCTGACTGATAAGGAGGCTCAATTGGTAATTGGAGGGGAAGTAGCATTATGGTCCGAACAAGCTGATTCAACTGTTATGGACTCACGAATTTGGCCAAGAGCATCGGCAATGGCAGAAACATTGTGGTCAGGGAATTGCGATGAAACAGGAATGAAGAGATATGCAGAGGCTACTGATCGACTGAATGAATGGAGGTACAGAATGGTTGCTAGGGGAATAGGTGCTGAACCGATTCAGCCACTTTGGTGTCTAAAAAACCCAGGCATGTGTAACACAGTTCATCCATTTACTAGCTGA
- the LOC132063465 gene encoding non-specific lipid-transfer protein 1-like — protein MNSSSQAKAVPLIMALLFMLLILLLAPTSEGAISCGTVISKVKPCISYLQGTGGKPPQPCCAGCQSLSSAAATTADRQAACTCLKNAYQKIKINGQLAQGLPKNCGISLSVPISPSVDCTKVN, from the exons ATGAACTCTTCAAGCCAAGCAAAAGCAGTACCATTGATCATGGCCCTATTATTTATGCTGCTAATTCTCTTACTTGCACCAACTTCAGAAGGTGCTATCTCTTGTGGCACTGTGATTAGCAAAGTTAAGCCATGCATCAGCTATTTACAAGGTACTGGTGGGAAGCCACCACAACCTTGCTGTGCTGGTTGTCAATCTCTTTCATCTGCTGCTGCAACTACAGCAGATAGACAGGCTGCATGCACTTGTCTCAAGAATGCATATCAAAAGATCAAAATAAATGGTCAACTAGCACAGGGTCTTCCTAAGAATTGTGGAATCTCCTTGTCCGTCCCTATCTCACCCAGTGTTGATTGCACCAA GGTCAATTGA